A region from the Corticium candelabrum chromosome 14, ooCorCand1.1, whole genome shotgun sequence genome encodes:
- the LOC134189526 gene encoding ran GTPase-activating protein 1-like, producing the protein MAVSDVEALSELLGRVQVDKRIEVDLVDVKLKLDTAEDAQPVVERISSCEGMTTMRLSGKTIGVEAARAIAGALESKETFEHALWSDIFTGRVRTEIPPSLAALGRAVMKSGAQLTELDLSDNAFGPDGVKACVELLTSPAAYTIKVLKFNNNGLGIEGGKILAKALEGCFEAASEAGRQFSLEVFIAGRNRLENEGTAALANAFKMIGTLQHLAMPQNGIHHPGISSLADALMHNRQLKHLDLNDNTFTENGSEAMAKALPVLQELEVVNFGDCLVKAKGASAIADAIREGHMELKELYLAYDELDRESGLNVIAALQNKRKLEKLHLNGNRFGAGGIEDIQAAVRELGFADDVLDSLSDDEEDASDDNGDEDVGYKSEGDDGISDGISGNEGDSAREDDENDENNENDVDKNDDDENDENDDDIEGEEFAGSELQVKGVAIKTPLLNDTTPQKPETAASFLESPTANGLIALGNDRTDLIRNELERMPKTMRSVVSVFCTVSSVLSSASHSEVVVAVNQISDVVLGPLFRIDAAAVVAEILAHLGLIKNEDKMLPVDNIQGPLIALEHVVKQSYFPKSSTDTLIAFLSKPNSRLDSVLDCRHRLLQALYAR; encoded by the exons atggCGGTTTCTGACGTTGAAGCGTTGAGCGAGTTGCTGGGGCGAGTACAGGTCGACAAGCGCATTGAAGTCGATCTCGTCGATGTGAAATTAAAGTTGGACACGGCTGAAGACG CTCAACCGGTGGTGGAAAGGATTAGTAGTTGCGAGGGAATGACGACTATGAGGTTGTCCGGCAAAACAATCGGTGTGGAGGCGGCCAGAGCGATTGCAGGCGCACTGGAGAGCAAAGAAACGTTCGAG CACGCTCTGTGGAGTGACATCTTCACGGGAAGGGTGCGCACGGAAATACCGCCGTCTCTG GCTGCTCTCGGACGTGCCGTTATGAAATCGGGTGCACAGTTGACTGAACTTGATTTGAGTGACAATGCGTTTGGTCCTGATGGAGTGAAGGCGTGTGTTGAGCTGTTGACTAGTCCGGCTGCTTATACGATCAAAGTTCTCAAGTTTAATAATAATGGATTGGGCATTGAGGGTGGAAAG ATTCTCGCCAAGGCCCTAGAAGGTTGTTTTGAGGCAGCAAGTGAAGCAGGAAGACAATTTTCGTTAGAAGTTTTCATCGCCGGTAGAAACAGACTGGAAAACGAAGGCACAGCAGCACTAGCAAATGCGTTCAAG ATGATTGGGACTTTGCAGCACTTAGCTATGCCTCAGAATGGAATCCATCATCCTGGCATTTCTTCTCTGGCAGATGCTCTCATGCATAATCGGCAGTTGAAGCATCTCGATCTGAATGACAACACGTTTACAGAGAACGGATCGGAGGCGATGGCTAAGGCTTTGCCGGTACTGCAAGAGTTGGAAGTTGTCAATTTTGGAGATTGTCTCGTGAAGGCGAAAGGCGCGAGTGCGATTGCAGACGCTATTAGAGAGGGACACATGGAACTGAAG GAACTGTATCTGGCATACGATGAGTTAGACAGAGAGTCGGGCTTAAACGTCATCGCCGCTTTACAAAACAAACGCAAACTAGAAAAACTGCACCTTAACG GCAATCGGTTCGGTGCGGGTGGCATTGAAGATATACAAGCTGCAGTAAGGGAATTAGGATTTGCTGATGACGTCCTCGATTCTCTCAGTGACGACGAAGAGGATGCAAGCGACGACAATGGAGACGAAGACGTTGGATACAAAAGTGAAGGCGATGATGGGATTTCTGATGGAATTTCTGGCAACGAGGGCGACTCGGCGAGAGAAGACGACGAGAACGATGAGAACAACGAGAACGATGTCGACAAGAATGATGACGATGAGAACGACGAGAACGATGACGACATCGAAGGCGAAGAGTTTGCTGGTAGTGAACTGCAAGTGAAGGGCGTGGCGATTAAGACACCCTTGCTGAACGATACTACTCCACAG AAACCCGAGACTGCAGCCTCATTTCTCGAGAGTCCAACAGCCAATGGGTTGATAGCATTAGGAAACGATAGAACCGACTTGATTCGAAACGAGTTGGAA AGAATGCCAAAGACGATGCGGAGTGTAGTCTCTGTGTTCTGTACAGTTTCCAGTGTGTTGAGCAGTGCCTCTCATTCTGAGGTGGTTGTGGCTGTTAATCAGATTTCAG ATGTTGTGTTGGGGCCTTTGTTTAGAATCGATGCGGCTGCAGTTGTGGCGGAAATACTTGCTCATTTAGGACTGATTAAG AACGAGGACAAAATGTTGCCCGTCGATAACATCCAAGGTCCTCTTATAGCACTGGAACACGTCGTAAAGCAATCGTACTTCCCCAAGTCGTCGACAGACACCTTGATCgcatttctatcaaa GCCAAATTCGAGACTCGATTCCGTGCTAGACTGCCGGCATAGGCTCTTGCAAGCTTTGTATGCTCGGTAG